CGTGATAGACCACCGCTGCGACCAGGCTGGCGCAGCAGATGGCGGCAGCGGCCAGCCAGCGCGTGCCGCGCAGGCGAAAGCGGAAGGAAGACGGCATGGGAAACCTGCGTAAAACGGGATGGCCGGGACGGCAGGGCCCGCGCATGGCGCGCCCCGCTGTCCCGTTTAGATACCATGCAATGGCGTCGGCTGTCTCAGTCGCTGGTGACGGCGTGGATTTCGTCGTTGTGGTGGCGACGCTGCTCTTCCATGACCAGTTCGGCCAGTTCCCGCTTCAGCGCATTGAAGCCGGGCGCGCTCGGGTCGCGCGGTCGTTCCATGTCGATCTGCACGTCGCGCTTGATCCGGCCGGGCCGGTAGGTCAGCACGATGGTACGGTCGGCCAGGTAGATCGACTCCTCGATACTGTGGGTGACGAAGATGATGGTCTTTTTCAGCTCCGCCCACAGCTTCAGCAACTCGTCCTGCAGATTGCGCCGGGTCAGGGCGTCGAGTGCACCGAAGGGCTCGTCCATCAGCATGATCGGCGAGTCCAGAGCCAGTACGCGGGCAATGGCGACGCGCTGGCGCATGCCGCCGGACAGGTCTTTCGGGAAGCGGTGGCGGAAGTCTGACAGGCTCAGCATTGCCAGCAGCGCGTCGACCTTCTCGGCCATTTCGCGCTGGCCGAGCCGCTTGATTTCCAGGCCGAAGCGGATGTTCTGCTCGACGGTCATCCACGGGAACAGCGCGTACTCCTGGAACACCATGCCCCGGTCCGGTCCGGGCTCGCGCACCGGCTGGCCGTCGACCAGGATGTCGCCGCTGCTCGGCAGCGAGAAACCGGCAATGGCGTTCAGCAGGGTGGACTTGCCGCAGCCGGAGGGGCCGAGCAGGCAGACGAACTGGCCGGCGGGAATGGTGAGGTTGATGTCGTCGAGCGCGACGACTTCCTTGTCGGCAGTGGCGAAGCGCTTGTCGACATTGCGGATATGGATCAGGTCGGACATGGAAATTCCTTCGGGGCGGCAGGGGACGGGATGACGGGCATGGTGCGCGCCGTCAGCTTTCCAGCCCGCGATGCCAGCGCAGCAGATGGTTGTTCAGCCGGGTCATGCCGAGGTCGATGGCCAGTCCGAGCACGCCGATCGACAACATGCCGGCAATGATCTTGTCCGACCACATGTACTCGCGCGCTTCCAGAATGCGGTAGCCGAGGCCGTCGTTGACCGCAATCATCTCGGCGACGATGACGACAATGAAGGCGGTACCGATGCCGATGCGTGCGCCGGTCAGGATGTATGGCGTGGCGGCCGGCAGAATGACCCGGGTAAACAGCGTCATGCGGCCGACGCCGAGGTTGCGTGCCGCGCGCAGGTAGATGCTGTCGACGTTGCGCACCCCGGACAGCGTGTTGATCAGCACCGGGAAGAACGCGCCGATGGCGATCAGGAAGAACGCCGGCGGATTGCCGAGGCCGAACCAGAGAATGGACAGCGGAATGAAGGCAATCGGCGGGATCGGGCGCAGCAACTGAACCAGCGGGTTGAAGAAGTGATAGACACGGTCGTTGGCGCCCATCAGCAGGCCCAGCGGCAAGGCCAGGCCGGCGCCGACCAGAAAGCCGATCAGTACCCGGTACAGGCTGGCAAACGCATCGTGGATCAGGTCGCCGGAAAACCACCATGCCAGTCGCGAGCCGGCTTCGGGCTCGAACGGCTGGGTCGGCAGCAGGTATTCCCACCATTTGACGGCGACCTGCGACGGGGCGGGCAGCAGGTGCGGGTTGACCAGTCCGGCGCGGACGACGGCCTCCCACAGCACCAGCAGCACAATCGGGACAAGCAGACCCTGAACGGTCCGGTTGAATCTGGGTTTCATCTCATGCTCCAGCAACGGGCGGCCTCCCGGCGTAGCCGGGACACGCGCCTTTGTTCGCAATCAGTCAGGCCGGCACCGGCGCCATCCTGGCCGCCGGTGCACCCGCGGGCTCAGTTCGAACCGGTCTTCAGCGCGCCTTCCGCCTTTTGCAGCAGATCGAGCTTCACCCAGTCAGCGGCTTTCGGCGGCTGGGTCATCTTGCCGACGCCATAGCGCTTCATCATGTCGGTATTGGTCTGGATCTCCTTGACCGAGGTGCTGTAGCTGAAGCGGGCATTGCCCATGGCGTCCTTGTAGTCCTCCGCGCTGATCTGGTTCTTGAACATGGTCTGGCGCACGTACTGTTCGGCCAGTTGCGGCTTGTCGATAAAGGTTCTGGTGGCCTCGACGAACAGCTTCATGACCCGCAGCGCCACGTCCGGCTTTTCCTTGTACATTTTTTCGGTCATGACCAGCGTGCGCACCGGCTCGCCGATCGGCGTGTCATACGGCTTCAGCAGCTCGACGCCGAAGCCCTTGTTGATCGCCTGCGCCGCCTGCGGTTCGGACTGGCTCATCGCATCGATGCTGCCGGCCAGCATCGCCTGGTTCAGGTCGGCATACGGCATGTACAGCACCAGCACATCCTTGCCCGGTTTGTCCGACCAGCTCAGGCCGGCCTTGGCCAGTTCGGCCAGCAGCAGCATTTCCTGGGTGCCGCCACGCGCCACGCCGACCTTCTTGCCTTTCAGATCCGCCAGTGTCTGGATGCCGGCGCCCTTGCGCGACACGAAGCGCACGCCGCCCTTGGAGAAACCGGCGACTACGTAGATCGGTGCGCCGGCTGCACGGCCGGCGATGGCGCCATCAGCCGCGCTGGCCGCGATGTCGATTTCCCCGGCCACGATGGCAGGAATGATGTCGATGCCCTTGGCAAACACGCGCTCGTCGATTTTCAGGTTGTACTTCGGTGCCAGTTCCTTCATGTAGGACACCGCACCGTAGTGGGCGAACTTCAGGTTGCCGAGGCGGACCAGGTCGGCGGCGGAAGCGGACAGGGCGGCAAGCGTCAGTGCGCCGGCCAGCAGATAGCGTTGGGGGGTCATGGTGTCTCCTCATGTTCTCGTTCGTCACCGCCGTACCCGGGCGGTGCGTGTATGGAACGTGTCGTCCATGCTTTCCGTTAACGCAAACGGCATGCCAGCTCCGGTTTGAAGAAAAAATGATTGAAATCATTGTGTTGGTGTATTTTCCTGTCGGGGTATGTGCGGGGATTCGCACACCGGGCTGGAAAACGGGATGGATTTCCGCCCGCTGACGTGCGAAAACGTGCTATGGAATGAAAGGATCGACATGCAGGAAATCGTCGATACCGTCGTGATCGGGGCAGGCGTCATCGGTCTGGCGGTGGCCCGCGAGCTGGCACAGCGCGGGCGTGAGGTATGGCTGCTGGAGCAGGCCGGAGCGATCGGGCAGGGCATCAGCGCACGCAGCAGCGAGGTTGTGCACGCGGGCATCTATTACCCGATCGGCTCGTGGAAGGCGCGGCTGTGCGTCGAGGGACGCGAGCTGCTCTATGGCTATTGCGCGGCACGTGGCGTGCCGTTCCGCCGGCTGGGCAAACTCGTGATCGCCACCGAGGATGCCCAGCTGCCGCTGCTGGAGTCGATGGCCATGCGTGCCCGTGCCAGTGGCGTCGACGATCTGGTCCTGCTGGATGCGGATGGCGTGGCCCGGCTGGAACCGTCGCTGCGCTGCCGGGGCGCGCTGTCGTCGCCGTCCACCGGCATCATCGACAGCCATGCGCTGATGTGGTCGCTGCTGGCCGATGCCGAAGCGGCCGGCGCGGTGCTGGTGCTGCACAGCCCGGTGCGGCGCATCGACTGCGACGGTGGCGTGCTGCGGCTGGAGATCGGGGAGGAAGGCAGTGACAATGTGTCGCTGCTGGCGACCCGGCAACTGGTCAATGCGGCCGGGCTGGATGCGGCCGGCCTGGCGGCGATGATCGAGGGCCTGCCCGATGTGCCGCGTGCCCGCTATGCGAAGGGCAACTATTTTTCCGTCGCCGGGCGGGTGCCGTTCGAGCGGCTGATCTATCCGCTGCCCGAGCCGGGCGGGCTTGGCGTGCACCTGACCCTGGATCTGGGCGGGCAGGCGCGTTTCGGCCCGGATGTCGAGTGGGTCGAACAGCCCGATTACCAGGTGGACCCGGGCCGGGCCGGTGCCTTTGCCGAAGCGATCCGCCGCTGGTGGCCGGCTCTGCCGGAGACGGCACTGATGCCGGCCTATGCCGGTGTGCGGCCGAAGCTCGATGGCCGGAGCGGCGATTTCTGCATCGAGGGGCCGGAAGTCCACGGGCTGGACGGGCTGGTCAATCTGTTCGGTATCGAATCGCCCGGCCTGACGGCCTGTCTGGCCATTGCGCGCGAGGTGGGGGACCGGCTGGACGGGCATCGCCCGGTTGCGCTCGATATCGACTGATTGCGGATCGGACTGGCAATCCCCGGCTCAGGCGCTACATAGAGAAGGGCTGAGCCCGCCGGTTGGCCGCCGTCATCACGCGATGCCGGGGGTTTCCGAGGTCCCCTCGGGACGGCGAGGGCGGAGGGAGTCATGCAGACACTACCGAAACAGGTCCATATCGTCGATCTGGTACTGAGCGAGGTGCTGCCTTCGTGGGTGGCACTGCGGCCACACCAGCTCGATATCGCCATCCGGCTGACCGATGCCGGCATGCCGACACTGGCCGTGGGGGCTCTGGATGCCGAATCCGGGCTGCTGGGCGAGCTGCCGCCACGCAAGGGCGTGCGCTATCTGGCGGAAGGCGGTGGCCCGCTGACGGCCATGCCGCGTCTGCCGGCCAACTGGCCCGGCGAACTGATGGTCCGGGCGACCGCCAGCGAGACGTTCTCGCGCCGGCATCTGGACGGCAGCCTGGCTGCCGTGCTCGACCATCTGGCAGGCACGATCGACACCATCAATCAGGCCGGCTTCAAGGTGCGCGGCCGCGTGGCCGGCGCGTTCGGCTGCCCGTACGAGGGCGATCTTTCGCCACTGGCGGTAGCGGCAGTGGCCGGCGAGCTGTATGCGATGGGCTGCGACAGCGTGGTGCTGTCCGATCTGACCGGTCACCTGACGCCGGACCGGGTCCGTCGGGTGTTCGAGGCCGTGGACCGGCGGGTACCGGTAAAGAAACTGGCCGTGCGCTGGATGGACAGTTACGGGCTGGGCATCGCCAATCTGCTCGCCAGCCTGCAGTGCGGGGTGACGACGGTGGAGACGGCGACTGGCGGCGTGCTGCCGAATCCGTGGCTGCCTGGCTGCGCCGGCACGCTGGCCAGCGAGGATGTGGTCTATCTGCTCGACGGGCTGGAGGTCAGGACCGGGGTGGATCTGGGCCGGCTGGCGGAAACCGGCCGGCTGCTGGCCGGCATCACCGGCCTGCCGACCCGTTCGCATGTGGCGCAGGCGTTGCGTTCGGTCGGCCTCTAGCACCGCTGTCGGCGATGCCGGGGAGCGGGCGATTTCCGCCATGGGCGGTCAAAACCGCGTCACGGCATCGTCACGACGGCAATCCATGCCTACAATCGGTCGACTTCCGTTCCGAGAGCCGCCATGCAGACCCCCGACTATACCGCCGCCCGCCTGCTCGATGACGCCCTGGCCGGCCGTGCCGTACCCGATCTCGCCCTGGCCGCAGGCGGCAGCCTGCGGATGGTGACCGATGGCGTGTTCGACCTGCTGCCGGCGCAGGCCGGCGCATCGAATACCGACGTACTGCTGACGGTCGGCATCCACGGCAATGAAACGGCACCGGTCGAGGTGGTGATGGCCATCATCGATGACCTGCTGCATGGCCGGCTGACGCTGGCGCGACGCACGCGAGTGCAGCTCGGCAATCCTGATGCGCTGCGCAGCGGCGAGCGCTATCTGGACTACGACCTGAACCGGCTGTTCGATGGCCGGCATGCTGCCCAGCCCGACATGCGCGAGGCTGCGCATGCGCGGCGGCTGGAACAGACCGCGACCACCTTTTTCTCATCCAGCCATGGCGCGCGGCTGCATCTGGATCTGCATACGGCGATTCGCGGCTCGCTGTTCGAGAAATTCGCCATTCAGCCGTATCTGCACGAGCGCCCGACCGCGCGTGCCCGGCTCGGCTGGCTCGGCCAGGCCGGTATCGAAGCCGTGCTGCTGCACAGTGCGCCGGCGGCGACATTCAGCTACTTCACCAGCCATCGGCTCGGTGTGGATGCCTATACGCTGGAGCTGGGCAAGGCGCGGCCGTTCGGCCACAACGACCTCTCGCGTTTTGCCGGCATTGACCGCGCGTTGCGGGCGCTGCTCGGAGGGGCCGACGATGGCAAGGCCGATTTCGATCCGGCACTGCCGCTGTTCCGCGCCAGGTACGATCTGGTCAAGCGCAGCGAAGCGTTCCGGTTGAACCTGGCCGACTCGGTGGAAAATTTCACCCCGCTGGCGGCGGGCTTTGTCATTGCCGAGGACGGCGAGGAACGCTGGATCGCCGAAGGCGGCGGCGAGCGCATTCTGTTCCCGAACCCGACTGTCAGGCCCGGGCTGCGCGCCGGTATCGTTGTCGAGCCGGTGACGCTGGACTGAGTGGTCTGTACCAAAGAAAAAGGAGCTGCGGCATGCAGCTCCTTTTGCGTGGCGGGCACCGGCCGTTTGCCATGGCAAACGGCCGCCTGCATCAATCCACGTGGTAGTTGGGGGCTTCCTTGGTGATGGTCACGTCGTGGACGTGGCTTTCACGCATGCCGGCCGAGGTGATCTCGACGAACTCGGCACGGGTACGCATGTCGTCGATCGACCCGCAGCCACAATAGCCCATCGACGAGCGCAGACCGCCCATCAGCTGATGGATGACGGCAATGACCGAACCCTTGTACGGCACGCGACCTTCGATGCCTTCCGGAACCAGCTTGTCGGCATTCGCCTCGTTGTCCTGGAAGTAGCGGTCGCTGGAACCCTGCTGCATGGCTCCGAGCGAACCCATGCCACGGTAGCTCTTGAACGAGCGGCCCTGGAACAGTTCGATTTCACCCGGGGCTTCCTCGGTGCCGGCCAGCAGGCCGCCGAGCATGACGGTGTTCGCACCGGCGGCGATGGCCTTGCTGATGTCGCCGGAGAAGCGGATGCCGCCGTCGGCGATCAGCGGAATGCCGGAGCCGGCGAGTTCCTTGCAGACGTTAGACACGGCAGTCAGCTGCGGCACGCCGACACCGGCGACGATACGCGTGGTGCAGATCGAGCCCGGGCCGATGCCGACCTTGACCGCGTCGGCGCCGGCGTCTGCCAGTGCGCGCGCAGCCGAGGCGGTGGCGATGTTGCCGCCGATGACTTCGACGTGCGGGAAGTTCTGCTTGACCCAGCGCACGCGATCGATCACGCCCTGGCTGTGGCCGTGGGCGGTGTCGACCACGACGACGTCGACGCCGGCTTCGACCAGCAGCGTCACGCGTTCTTCGGTGCCTTCACCCACGCCGACAGCGGCGCCGACGCGCAGACGGCCCTGGTCATCCTTGCAGGCCAGCGGTTTTTCGCTGGTCTTGATGATGTCCTTGACCGTGATCAGGCCCTTCAGTTCGAACGCGTCGTTGACGACCAGCACGCGTTCCAGCTTGTGGGCGTGCATCAGTTCGCGCGCGTCTTCAAGCGAGGCGCCTTCACGGACCGTGACCAAACGGTCGCGAGGGGTCATGATGTCACGAACCGGCGTGTCGAGACGGTTCTCGAAACGGATGTCACGGTTGGTGACGATGCCGACCACGGTGCCGTTCTCGATCACCGGCAGGCCGGAGATCTTGTGTTCGCGGGACAGCTTGATGACGTCGCGGACCAGCATGTCCGGACGGATGATGATCGGGTCCTTGACCACACCGGACTCGTGACGCTTGACCTTGCCGACCTCGGCCGCCTGCTTCTGTGCCGACATGTTCTTGTGCACGATGCCGAGACCGCCTTCCTGCGCCAGGGCAATGGCGAGGCGGGCTTCGGTCACGGTGTCCATGGCGGCGGACACGAGCGGAAGATTCAGCCGGATGTTGCGGGTGAACTGGGTGGCGAGACTGACGTCACGCGGAAGAACGGAGGAGTGGGCGGGAACCAGCAGAACGTCGTCGAACGTATACGCTTTCTGGACGATGCGCATCGTGTTTCCTTTGCGGCAAAAAAACATTATACCGGGCGTGCTATTCGTTGGGCAAAATCTGGCGACTGCCGCGTTGTAACCCCGATTCACCAAATTGTTACTGTCTGCTTTCCGATGTTCGATCCGAAACCCGTACTCGCCACCCTGCCGAACCTGCCGGGGGTTTACCGCATGCTGGACGCGGATGCGCAGGTGCTTTATGTCGGCAAGGCCGTCGACCTGAAGCGTCGCGTCAGCCAGTATTTCCAGAAGTCCGACCTCAGCCCGCGCATCCGGCTGATGGTGCGCCAGATCGCGTCGATCGAGACCACCGTGGCCCGTTCCGAGGCCGAGGCGCTGGTGCTGGAAAACAACCTGATCAAGTCGCTGACGCCGAAGTACAACATCCTGTTCCGCGACGACAAGTCCTATCCGTACCTGATGCTGTCCGGTCATGCCTATCCGCAACTGGCCTATTACCGCGGTGCGCTGGACCGGCAGCACCAGTATTTTGGCCCGTACCCGAATGGCCTGGCGGTGCGCGAGGCCATTCATGTGCTGCAGCGGGTCTTCAAGTTGCGAACCTGTGAGGATGCGGTGTTCGCCAACCGCTCGCGGCCCTGTCTGCTGTACCAGATCAAGCGCTGCACCGCGCCCTGTGTCGGGCGGATCTCTGACGACGACTACCGTGCCGACGTGCGCCGCGCGTCCGACTTCCTGTCCGGCCGGCAAAGCGAACTGATCGACGAGCTGACGGCGGACATGGTGGCGGCCAGTGCCGAGCTGGCGTTCGAGAAGGCGGCCGAGCTGCGCGACCAGATCCAGGCGCTGGCCCGGGTGCAGGAGCGCCAGTACGTCAGCAGCAATTCGAGCGAAATCGACTGCGACGTCGCTGCCTGTGTGGTGTGGCAGGGCATGCCGTGCGTGAACCTGGTCATGATCCGCGGCGGGCGTCATCTGGGGGACAAGCGCTTTTTCCCCGACAACGCCGACGAGATGGACGAGCGCGGCATTGTCGAGGCTTTCCTGCTGCAGCATTACGGCCGCCAGCCGGCGCCCGGCGTCATCTATGTGAACCAGCCGGTCGACGGCGTCGTTACCGAGGCGCTGGCCAGCCTGGCCGGCCACCGGGTGGCCATCGTGTCGAACCCGAATGGCGAACGCCGGGTCTGGCTCGATATGGCCGAGAAGAATGCCCGGCTGTCGATCGAGCAGCGACTGTCCGGCCAGGCGACCCAGGAGGCGCGGCTGGCCGCGCTGGGCGAGGCGCTGGGCTACGAGAATGTCGAGCGGCTGGAGTGCTTCGACATCAGCCACACCATGGGCGAGGCGACCGTGGCCAGCTGCGTGGTCTATGACAAGGGCGCGATGCAGCCGGGCGAGTACCGCCATTTCAACATCAGCGGCATCACGCCGGGCGATGACTATGCGGCGATGCGCGATGCGCTGAACCGGCGCTACGCCCGGCTGGCCGCCGGCGAGGGCAAGCTGCCCGATGTGCTGCTGATCGACGGCGGCAAGGGCCAGGTCGGGGTGGCGCTGGAGGTGCTCAACGAGCTGGGCCTGAACGATCTGCCCATTGTCGGCGTGGCCAAGGGCGAGGCGCGCAAGCCCGGCCTGGAGACCCTGATACTGGTTCGCGAGCAAAAGGCGATACAATTGCCGAAAGACCATCCAGCACTGCACCTGATCCAGACGGTACGAGACGAAGCGCACCGCTTCGCCATCACCGGCCACCGCGCACGCCGGGCCAAGGCGCGCACCGTTTCTTCGCTCGAACAGATTGCCGGCGTGGGTCCCAAGCGCAGGCAGCGGCTGCTGACCCGGTTCGGCGGCCTGAAGGGGCTGGCGGCGGCGAGCGTGGACGATATCGCCCAGGTGGAAGGCATCAACCGCGTGCTGGCGGAAAAAATACATGCCGCGCTGCATTGAGCCGTGCGGAAGACAACCGAAGACCGAGCGATGCCGTTTAATTTTCCTATCTTGTTGACCTGGATGCGCGTGGCGCTGATCCCGGTGTTCGTGGCAGTGTTCTACCTGCCGGTAAGCTGGATCCAGGTGGAAACGGCCAATCTGGTCGGGGCGCTGATCTTTGCGTTCGCTGCGGTGACCGACTGGCTCGATGGCTTTCTCGCCCGGCGCTGGGGGCAGACCTCGGCATTCGGCGCTTTCCTCGACCCGGTGGCGGACAAGCTGATCGTCGCGGCGGCGCTGATCCTGCTGGTGCGCCTGGAACGGACCGACAGCATCCTGGCGATGATCATCATCGGTCGCGAAATCACCATTTCGGCATTGCGCGAATGGATGGCGCAGCTTGGCCAGCGCAAGAGCGTCGC
This portion of the Microvirgula aerodenitrificans DSM 15089 genome encodes:
- the uvrC gene encoding excinuclease ABC subunit UvrC — translated: MFDPKPVLATLPNLPGVYRMLDADAQVLYVGKAVDLKRRVSQYFQKSDLSPRIRLMVRQIASIETTVARSEAEALVLENNLIKSLTPKYNILFRDDKSYPYLMLSGHAYPQLAYYRGALDRQHQYFGPYPNGLAVREAIHVLQRVFKLRTCEDAVFANRSRPCLLYQIKRCTAPCVGRISDDDYRADVRRASDFLSGRQSELIDELTADMVAASAELAFEKAAELRDQIQALARVQERQYVSSNSSEIDCDVAACVVWQGMPCVNLVMIRGGRHLGDKRFFPDNADEMDERGIVEAFLLQHYGRQPAPGVIYVNQPVDGVVTEALASLAGHRVAIVSNPNGERRVWLDMAEKNARLSIEQRLSGQATQEARLAALGEALGYENVERLECFDISHTMGEATVASCVVYDKGAMQPGEYRHFNISGITPGDDYAAMRDALNRRYARLAAGEGKLPDVLLIDGGKGQVGVALEVLNELGLNDLPIVGVAKGEARKPGLETLILVREQKAIQLPKDHPALHLIQTVRDEAHRFAITGHRARRAKARTVSSLEQIAGVGPKRRQRLLTRFGGLKGLAAASVDDIAQVEGINRVLAEKIHAALH
- the astE gene encoding succinylglutamate desuccinylase, translated to MQTPDYTAARLLDDALAGRAVPDLALAAGGSLRMVTDGVFDLLPAQAGASNTDVLLTVGIHGNETAPVEVVMAIIDDLLHGRLTLARRTRVQLGNPDALRSGERYLDYDLNRLFDGRHAAQPDMREAAHARRLEQTATTFFSSSHGARLHLDLHTAIRGSLFEKFAIQPYLHERPTARARLGWLGQAGIEAVLLHSAPAATFSYFTSHRLGVDAYTLELGKARPFGHNDLSRFAGIDRALRALLGGADDGKADFDPALPLFRARYDLVKRSEAFRLNLADSVENFTPLAAGFVIAEDGEERWIAEGGGERILFPNPTVRPGLRAGIVVEPVTLD
- a CDS encoding ABC transporter permease → MKPRFNRTVQGLLVPIVLLVLWEAVVRAGLVNPHLLPAPSQVAVKWWEYLLPTQPFEPEAGSRLAWWFSGDLIHDAFASLYRVLIGFLVGAGLALPLGLLMGANDRVYHFFNPLVQLLRPIPPIAFIPLSILWFGLGNPPAFFLIAIGAFFPVLINTLSGVRNVDSIYLRAARNLGVGRMTLFTRVILPAATPYILTGARIGIGTAFIVVIVAEMIAVNDGLGYRILEAREYMWSDKIIAGMLSIGVLGLAIDLGMTRLNNHLLRWHRGLES
- a CDS encoding ABC transporter substrate-binding protein; this translates as MTPQRYLLAGALTLAALSASAADLVRLGNLKFAHYGAVSYMKELAPKYNLKIDERVFAKGIDIIPAIVAGEIDIAASAADGAIAGRAAGAPIYVVAGFSKGGVRFVSRKGAGIQTLADLKGKKVGVARGGTQEMLLLAELAKAGLSWSDKPGKDVLVLYMPYADLNQAMLAGSIDAMSQSEPQAAQAINKGFGVELLKPYDTPIGEPVRTLVMTEKMYKEKPDVALRVMKLFVEATRTFIDKPQLAEQYVRQTMFKNQISAEDYKDAMGNARFSYSTSVKEIQTNTDMMKRYGVGKMTQPPKAADWVKLDLLQKAEGALKTGSN
- a CDS encoding NAD(P)/FAD-dependent oxidoreductase codes for the protein MDFRPLTCENVLWNERIDMQEIVDTVVIGAGVIGLAVARELAQRGREVWLLEQAGAIGQGISARSSEVVHAGIYYPIGSWKARLCVEGRELLYGYCAARGVPFRRLGKLVIATEDAQLPLLESMAMRARASGVDDLVLLDADGVARLEPSLRCRGALSSPSTGIIDSHALMWSLLADAEAAGAVLVLHSPVRRIDCDGGVLRLEIGEEGSDNVSLLATRQLVNAAGLDAAGLAAMIEGLPDVPRARYAKGNYFSVAGRVPFERLIYPLPEPGGLGVHLTLDLGGQARFGPDVEWVEQPDYQVDPGRAGAFAEAIRRWWPALPETALMPAYAGVRPKLDGRSGDFCIEGPEVHGLDGLVNLFGIESPGLTACLAIAREVGDRLDGHRPVALDID
- a CDS encoding ABC transporter ATP-binding protein, whose translation is MSDLIHIRNVDKRFATADKEVVALDDINLTIPAGQFVCLLGPSGCGKSTLLNAIAGFSLPSSGDILVDGQPVREPGPDRGMVFQEYALFPWMTVEQNIRFGLEIKRLGQREMAEKVDALLAMLSLSDFRHRFPKDLSGGMRQRVAIARVLALDSPIMLMDEPFGALDALTRRNLQDELLKLWAELKKTIIFVTHSIEESIYLADRTIVLTYRPGRIKRDVQIDMERPRDPSAPGFNALKRELAELVMEEQRRHHNDEIHAVTSD
- the pgsA gene encoding CDP-diacylglycerol--glycerol-3-phosphate 3-phosphatidyltransferase, whose product is MPFNFPILLTWMRVALIPVFVAVFYLPVSWIQVETANLVGALIFAFAAVTDWLDGFLARRWGQTSAFGAFLDPVADKLIVAAALILLVRLERTDSILAMIIIGREITISALREWMAQLGQRKSVAVATVGKLKTTAQMVAILLLLSDAPLVPYVDTNLLGNVLMVIAAILTLWSMVYYLKMASVELSGKKIDV
- the guaB gene encoding IMP dehydrogenase encodes the protein MRIVQKAYTFDDVLLVPAHSSVLPRDVSLATQFTRNIRLNLPLVSAAMDTVTEARLAIALAQEGGLGIVHKNMSAQKQAAEVGKVKRHESGVVKDPIIIRPDMLVRDVIKLSREHKISGLPVIENGTVVGIVTNRDIRFENRLDTPVRDIMTPRDRLVTVREGASLEDARELMHAHKLERVLVVNDAFELKGLITVKDIIKTSEKPLACKDDQGRLRVGAAVGVGEGTEERVTLLVEAGVDVVVVDTAHGHSQGVIDRVRWVKQNFPHVEVIGGNIATASAARALADAGADAVKVGIGPGSICTTRIVAGVGVPQLTAVSNVCKELAGSGIPLIADGGIRFSGDISKAIAAGANTVMLGGLLAGTEEAPGEIELFQGRSFKSYRGMGSLGAMQQGSSDRYFQDNEANADKLVPEGIEGRVPYKGSVIAVIHQLMGGLRSSMGYCGCGSIDDMRTRAEFVEITSAGMRESHVHDVTITKEAPNYHVD